The following are encoded together in the Chloroflexota bacterium genome:
- the purL gene encoding phosphoribosylformylglycinamidine synthase subunit PurL, protein MTAPTDRAVPDDATLREVALTRDEFHHAFDLLDRAPNAVELGIIGGMWSEHCGYKHSRPLLRRFPGTGPQVLIGPGEENAGAVDIGDGLAIVMKVESHNHPSAVEPFQGAATGVGGILRDIFTMGARPIAILDSLRFGSLDDARSRFLANGVVGGIAWYGNCVGVPTVGGEIQVAPCYAGNPLVNAMCAGLIRHEDLTSAAASGPGNPLILVGTDTGRDGIHGATFASVEDPEASHRGVVQVGNPFMEKLLLEACLEALTTGGVAGLQDLGATGLTSATIEAAERGGCGVTIDVARVSRRADRMTPYEVMLSESQERMLVVAHAGREDDVRAVFTRWGLHSDVIGHVAEGQDVRVTEGSVDVAQLPVSMLVDAPTYEFPVERPAYLDDVQQLDVEDVPEPEDLSQTFLRMLASPNIASRRGVYRQYDHMVGTHTIGPPGGDAAVMRIKGTDRAIALCTDGNARHCYLDPFHGGAMAVAEAARNVSCTGATPLAITNCLNFGSPEDPAVYYQLARVIDGMTAACEALGTPVVSGNVSLYNESGDQAIWPTPVVGMLGLLEQADTHCGTGFGAAGDIVGLLGDGPPALDGSEYLAVVHSQVAGAPTIDLDAEVAVQSLLRELIQTGLLASAHDCSDGGLAVAVAESAFAGGIGVRLEVDPSAERDDVALFGEAPSRIVISAKAAAWSDVERRAAAAGVSVRALGHVGGDRLRIGRIDVALDDAHRAWDQGLDAALAGREPNG, encoded by the coding sequence GTGACCGCACCCACCGATCGCGCCGTCCCGGACGACGCCACGCTGCGCGAAGTCGCGCTGACGCGCGACGAATTCCACCACGCCTTCGACCTGCTCGACCGCGCCCCGAATGCGGTGGAGCTGGGAATCATTGGCGGCATGTGGAGCGAGCACTGCGGCTACAAGCACTCGCGCCCGCTGCTGCGCCGCTTTCCCGGAACGGGGCCGCAGGTGCTGATCGGCCCCGGCGAGGAGAACGCCGGCGCCGTCGACATCGGCGACGGGCTGGCGATCGTGATGAAGGTCGAGAGCCACAACCACCCGAGCGCGGTCGAGCCGTTTCAGGGCGCGGCCACCGGGGTGGGCGGAATCCTGCGCGACATCTTCACCATGGGTGCCCGGCCCATTGCCATCCTGGACAGCCTGCGCTTCGGCTCGCTCGACGACGCCCGCAGCCGCTTCCTGGCAAACGGCGTGGTCGGCGGCATCGCCTGGTACGGCAACTGCGTGGGCGTGCCCACGGTCGGCGGAGAGATTCAGGTGGCGCCGTGCTACGCGGGTAATCCGCTGGTCAACGCCATGTGCGCGGGGCTGATTCGCCACGAAGACCTGACCAGCGCCGCCGCCTCGGGACCGGGCAATCCCCTGATTTTGGTCGGCACGGATACCGGGCGCGACGGCATTCACGGCGCCACGTTCGCGTCGGTGGAAGACCCGGAGGCCTCTCACCGAGGCGTGGTGCAGGTCGGCAACCCCTTCATGGAAAAGCTGCTGCTCGAGGCATGCCTGGAAGCGCTGACGACGGGCGGCGTGGCCGGCTTGCAAGACCTGGGAGCGACCGGTCTCACCAGCGCCACCATCGAAGCCGCGGAACGCGGCGGCTGCGGCGTCACCATCGACGTGGCGCGAGTTTCGCGACGCGCCGACCGCATGACGCCCTACGAAGTTATGTTAAGTGAGAGCCAGGAGCGCATGCTGGTCGTGGCGCACGCCGGGCGCGAGGACGACGTCCGCGCCGTCTTCACCAGGTGGGGACTGCACAGCGACGTCATCGGTCACGTGGCCGAGGGGCAGGACGTGCGCGTCACCGAGGGTTCGGTCGACGTGGCGCAGCTTCCAGTGTCGATGCTGGTCGATGCCCCGACCTACGAGTTTCCGGTCGAGCGACCGGCCTACCTCGACGACGTGCAGCAGCTCGACGTCGAGGACGTGCCCGAGCCGGAGGATCTCTCTCAGACCTTCCTCAGAATGCTGGCTTCGCCCAACATCGCCAGCCGGCGCGGCGTCTACCGCCAATACGACCACATGGTGGGCACGCACACGATCGGACCGCCCGGAGGCGACGCGGCGGTGATGCGCATCAAGGGAACCGACCGCGCGATCGCGCTGTGCACCGACGGCAACGCGCGGCATTGCTACCTGGACCCATTCCACGGCGGCGCCATGGCGGTCGCAGAGGCCGCGCGCAACGTGTCCTGCACCGGCGCCACGCCGCTCGCGATCACCAACTGCCTCAACTTCGGCTCGCCGGAAGACCCCGCGGTCTACTACCAACTGGCGCGCGTGATCGACGGCATGACCGCGGCCTGCGAAGCGCTCGGCACGCCGGTGGTCAGCGGCAACGTGAGCCTCTACAACGAATCCGGCGACCAGGCCATCTGGCCGACGCCGGTGGTCGGCATGCTCGGCCTGCTCGAACAGGCCGACACGCACTGCGGCACTGGGTTCGGCGCGGCGGGCGACATTGTGGGATTGCTCGGCGACGGGCCGCCGGCGCTCGACGGCAGCGAGTACCTGGCGGTTGTCCACAGTCAGGTCGCCGGAGCGCCAACCATCGATCTCGACGCCGAGGTGGCCGTTCAGTCTTTGCTCCGCGAGCTGATCCAGACCGGGCTGCTGGCGTCGGCCCATGACTGCAGCGACGGAGGCCTGGCCGTGGCCGTCGCCGAGAGCGCCTTCGCGGGCGGCATCGGCGTGAGACTCGAAGTCGATCCATCGGCCGAGCGAGACGACGTGGCGCTTTTTGGCGAAGCTCCGTCCCGAATCGTGATCAGCGCCAAGGCCGCGGCGTGGTCCGACGTCGAACGACGCGCGGCCGCGGCGGGCGTCTCCGTGCGCGCGCTGGGCCACGTTGGCGGCGACCGGCTGCGCATCGGTCGCATCGACGTGGCGCTCGACGACGCTCACCGAGCATGGGATCAGGGCCTGGATGCCGCACTCGCCGGACGCGAGCCGAACGGTTAA
- the purF gene encoding amidophosphoribosyltransferase produces the protein MGLPNLREACGVVAVYGPDADVAALAYVGLYAVQHRGQEGAGITLGNGEDLYTVKDEGLVSQVFRGDILAEAHGHLAIGHCRYSTSGSNTTQNIQPVLQATELGPISVAHNGNIVNALHLRDANGEAGYHTTATSDTAVIAQAIAGAPGASVFERVCHTVPRLQGSFCLAVATPSEIIVARDSMGNRPLCLGSIDGAWIVTSETCALDAVGAEFEREIEPGEVLAIGANGLRSQHATPPHRHALCAFEYIYFTRPDSSLRGELVHSVRREMGRRLALQNPVDADLVVGVPDSAIAAATGYAEASGLPYADGFLRNRYIGRTFIEPSTELRKLWVRLKYNALPSVTRGKRVVMVDDSIVRGTSQHQLVDLLRDRGGASEVHVRITAPPIRWPCFLGIDIPDPDELIAHERPVADVCQAIGADSLDYLSIPNLVAATRQAHGELCLGCFTRDYPIDVQLAFDKFELERPTELQTAPVFPRQAAMFPLEESEADPAENGA, from the coding sequence TTGGGGCTGCCTAACCTGCGCGAAGCCTGCGGCGTCGTGGCGGTCTATGGCCCCGACGCCGACGTCGCCGCCCTTGCCTACGTGGGGTTATACGCCGTCCAACATCGGGGGCAGGAAGGCGCGGGCATCACCCTGGGGAACGGCGAGGACCTCTACACCGTCAAGGACGAGGGGCTGGTCTCGCAGGTGTTCCGCGGCGACATCCTGGCGGAAGCCCACGGGCATCTCGCGATCGGGCACTGCCGCTACTCCACCAGTGGCTCGAACACCACACAGAACATTCAGCCAGTACTGCAAGCGACCGAGTTGGGGCCGATATCGGTGGCCCACAACGGCAACATCGTCAACGCCTTGCACCTGCGGGACGCCAACGGCGAAGCGGGCTATCACACCACTGCCACGTCCGACACGGCCGTCATCGCGCAGGCAATTGCCGGCGCGCCCGGCGCCAGCGTGTTCGAGCGGGTGTGCCACACGGTGCCGCGGCTTCAGGGCTCGTTCTGCCTGGCCGTGGCGACCCCCAGCGAAATCATCGTGGCGCGCGACTCCATGGGCAACCGCCCGCTGTGTCTCGGCTCAATCGACGGCGCGTGGATTGTCACCTCGGAAACGTGCGCCCTGGACGCGGTGGGCGCCGAGTTTGAGCGAGAAATCGAGCCGGGCGAGGTCTTGGCCATCGGCGCCAACGGCCTGAGGTCTCAGCACGCGACGCCGCCGCACCGCCACGCCCTCTGCGCCTTCGAGTACATCTATTTCACGCGGCCCGACTCGTCCCTCAGGGGCGAATTGGTCCACTCCGTGCGCCGCGAAATGGGACGCCGGCTCGCGCTGCAGAATCCGGTGGACGCGGACCTGGTGGTGGGCGTGCCGGACTCGGCCATCGCCGCCGCCACTGGGTACGCCGAGGCGAGCGGCCTGCCTTATGCCGACGGCTTCCTGCGCAACCGCTACATCGGGCGCACGTTCATCGAGCCGTCCACCGAGCTGCGCAAGCTCTGGGTGCGCCTCAAGTACAACGCGCTGCCCAGCGTCACGCGCGGCAAACGCGTGGTCATGGTCGACGACAGCATCGTGCGCGGAACATCGCAGCACCAGCTGGTGGACCTCCTGCGTGACCGAGGCGGCGCAAGCGAGGTTCACGTCCGCATCACCGCCCCGCCGATCCGCTGGCCCTGCTTCCTCGGCATCGACATTCCCGACCCCGACGAGCTGATCGCGCACGAGCGGCCGGTGGCGGACGTCTGCCAGGCCATTGGCGCCGACAGCCTGGACTACCTCAGCATTCCGAATTTGGTGGCCGCCACCCGCCAGGCGCACGGCGAGCTGTGCCTGGGATGCTTCACCCGCGACTACCCCATCGACGTGCAGCTGGCCTTCGACAAGTTCGAGCTCGAGCGGCCAACCGAGCTCCAGACCGCGCCGGTGTTCCCTCGGCAGGCCGCGATGTTTCCGCTGGAGGAGTCCGAGGCCGATCCCGCCGAGAACGGCGCATGA
- the purM gene encoding phosphoribosylformylglycinamidine cyclo-ligase produces the protein MSTAPRSAYADAGVDLDHNDSLKAALRTAVASTSDDASLPGFGAFAGGLRLPADLSDPVLLASTDSLGTKLLLALDWDRPELAGGDIVRHCMNDLAVQNVRPLAFLDYVAAAHLERDVVTRLVRGIAQACRAEGVALIGGESAQLPDTYRSGAYDLAGTVIGVAEQADLASPDNIREGDVCVGLPAAGPHTNGYSLVRRALERGNPMAPLGETTVIEAALTPHESYVAALLRAFQVPGVHAAAHITGGGLIDNLPRVLPDGLAARLSPAAWAIPPLYAWIQKTADVTTDEMYRVFNMGVGVIVVCRPDAGATLLAELPGAFAAGTVAPRDGAAVELIDA, from the coding sequence ATGAGCACGGCGCCGCGCTCGGCCTATGCGGACGCCGGCGTCGACCTCGACCACAACGACTCGCTGAAAGCCGCCCTGCGGACCGCCGTGGCCAGCACGTCGGACGATGCGTCGTTGCCGGGATTTGGAGCCTTTGCCGGTGGCCTGCGGCTGCCTGCGGATCTGAGCGACCCGGTGCTGCTGGCGAGTACGGACTCGCTGGGCACGAAGCTCCTGCTCGCGTTGGATTGGGACCGTCCGGAGCTTGCCGGCGGCGACATCGTGCGCCACTGCATGAACGACCTCGCCGTGCAGAACGTGCGCCCGCTGGCGTTTCTGGACTACGTGGCGGCGGCGCATCTTGAGCGCGACGTGGTGACGCGATTGGTGCGCGGCATCGCCCAGGCCTGCCGCGCCGAGGGCGTGGCGCTCATCGGCGGGGAGTCGGCGCAGTTGCCCGACACCTATCGGTCCGGGGCCTATGACCTCGCCGGCACCGTCATCGGCGTCGCCGAGCAGGCCGACCTCGCAAGTCCCGACAATATTCGCGAGGGTGACGTCTGCGTGGGGCTGCCGGCGGCGGGTCCGCACACCAACGGCTACAGCCTGGTCCGACGCGCCCTGGAGCGCGGGAATCCCATGGCGCCGCTCGGCGAGACCACCGTGATCGAGGCTGCGCTCACGCCCCACGAGTCCTACGTGGCTGCGCTGCTCCGGGCCTTCCAGGTTCCCGGCGTGCACGCGGCCGCCCATATCACCGGCGGCGGACTCATTGACAACCTGCCGCGCGTGCTGCCGGACGGGCTCGCGGCGCGGCTGTCGCCCGCGGCGTGGGCGATTCCGCCGCTGTATGCGTGGATTCAGAAAACCGCCGACGTCACCACCGACGAGATGTATCGGGTCTTCAACATGGGCGTCGGCGTGATCGTCGTGTGCCGGCCCGATGCCGGCGCAACGCTGCTGGCCGAGCTACCCGGCGCATTCGCGGCCGGGACGGTAGCGCCGCGGGACGGCGCGGCGGTGGAGCTCATCGACGCGTGA
- the purN gene encoding phosphoribosylglycinamide formyltransferase translates to MRLGIMASGRGSNARAILEAVRDGRLRAEVPALVCNRAGAGVLDTARDFGVPAHLIVRGDFPTRTAQQRRMLEVLQHARVDTIALAGFSAIFRPFFLEAFPNRILNIHPSLLPAFGGTMAPRPQADALAAGVKLSGCTVHLVTEDLDSGPIVAQAAVCVHPDDTVDTLSARILEQEHRVYPEVLQWFADGRVRVLDGIARVDPPVATA, encoded by the coding sequence ATGCGGCTCGGCATCATGGCCTCGGGTCGCGGGTCCAACGCCCGCGCGATTCTGGAGGCCGTTCGGGACGGTCGGCTGCGCGCGGAAGTGCCGGCGCTGGTGTGCAACCGGGCAGGCGCCGGAGTGCTGGACACCGCCCGAGACTTCGGCGTGCCCGCTCACCTCATCGTCCGCGGCGATTTTCCGACGCGCACGGCGCAGCAGCGGCGGATGCTGGAAGTCCTGCAACACGCGCGGGTCGACACCATCGCGCTCGCCGGGTTCAGCGCGATCTTTCGTCCGTTCTTCCTGGAAGCTTTCCCCAACCGGATTCTGAACATCCACCCATCGCTGCTCCCGGCGTTCGGCGGGACGATGGCGCCCAGACCGCAAGCCGACGCCCTGGCCGCAGGCGTGAAGCTCTCCGGCTGCACCGTGCACCTGGTGACGGAAGACCTGGACAGTGGGCCGATCGTGGCGCAGGCGGCCGTATGCGTGCATCCTGACGACACGGTGGACACGCTTTCGGCGCGCATCCTGGAGCAGGAGCACCGCGTCTATCCCGAAGTGCTGCAATGGTTCGCGGACGGACGGGTTCGCGTGCTCGACGGCATCGCGCGCGTCGACCCGCCGGTGGCCACGGCATGA
- the purH gene encoding bifunctional phosphoribosylaminoimidazolecarboxamide formyltransferase/IMP cyclohydrolase, translated as MSVPRALLAVADKRGIERLGAGLHALGWEIVASSGTAQALRDAGVPVVSIDEVTGWPEMFDGRVKTLHPAIHAGLLARRDLESDHDQLAEHGLAPIDLVAVNLYPFAATLARTDDHAELVENIDIGGPAMIRAAAKNHAGVWTVTDPDDYDRVLAAISSGKDGADLRRELAAKAFALTAFYDAHVAGYFQAEAGDNFPRRLTVPLQKVQDLRYGENPHQRGAFYAAGDPELGHGALAGIEQLHGMELSYVNILDLQAAWAAANDHDRPAVAIVKHTNSCGLAVRDSLREAYVSARAGDPLSAFGGIVGFNREVDIETVAAMKGHFYHVVVAPGYADDALRRLRRRKNLRIIRWSEPPDRRSLRFESAHVWGLDRGYLVQDPDRSPGEDLEMRSVSAVPATDADVAELQFGMRVIRHVKSNAVVLVKDGMLVGVGVGQMNRVDAVRHAITHAGAMAAGSYLVSDAFFPKTDGPEEALAAGVRAIAAPSGSIEDDAVVAAVDAHGGVMVFVGERHFKH; from the coding sequence ATGAGCGTCCCGCGCGCCCTCCTCGCGGTCGCCGACAAGCGCGGAATCGAACGCCTGGGCGCCGGTTTGCACGCCCTCGGCTGGGAGATCGTGGCGTCGTCGGGCACCGCCCAGGCGCTGCGGGATGCCGGCGTGCCGGTGGTGTCGATTGACGAGGTGACCGGCTGGCCGGAGATGTTCGACGGCCGCGTAAAGACGCTGCACCCGGCGATTCACGCCGGCCTGCTGGCCAGACGCGATCTTGAATCGGACCACGACCAGCTAGCCGAGCATGGGTTGGCGCCCATCGACCTCGTCGCGGTAAACCTCTACCCGTTCGCGGCGACGCTCGCGCGGACGGACGACCATGCGGAGCTCGTCGAGAACATCGACATCGGCGGGCCGGCCATGATTCGCGCCGCCGCCAAGAATCACGCCGGCGTCTGGACCGTCACCGACCCCGACGACTACGACCGTGTGCTGGCCGCGATCAGCAGCGGGAAGGACGGCGCGGATCTGCGGCGCGAGCTGGCGGCCAAGGCCTTCGCGCTCACGGCCTTCTACGACGCGCACGTGGCCGGGTATTTCCAGGCGGAGGCCGGGGACAACTTTCCACGTCGGCTCACGGTGCCGCTACAGAAAGTCCAGGACCTCCGCTACGGCGAGAATCCCCATCAGCGCGGCGCGTTCTACGCCGCGGGAGATCCGGAACTCGGCCACGGCGCGCTCGCGGGCATCGAGCAACTGCACGGTATGGAGCTCTCCTACGTCAACATCCTCGACCTGCAAGCTGCCTGGGCCGCCGCCAACGACCACGACCGGCCGGCCGTCGCTATCGTCAAGCACACCAATTCGTGCGGCCTTGCGGTGCGGGATTCGCTGCGAGAGGCGTATGTGAGCGCGCGCGCTGGCGATCCGCTGTCTGCCTTTGGCGGCATCGTGGGATTCAACCGCGAGGTCGATATTGAGACCGTTGCGGCGATGAAGGGCCACTTCTATCACGTGGTCGTGGCGCCCGGGTACGCCGACGACGCGCTGCGACGCCTGCGCCGGCGCAAGAACCTGCGCATCATCCGCTGGTCCGAACCACCGGACCGGCGCTCGCTGCGCTTCGAGTCCGCGCACGTGTGGGGCCTCGACCGCGGCTATCTGGTCCAGGACCCCGACCGAAGTCCGGGGGAAGACCTCGAAATGCGCTCGGTGTCGGCCGTGCCTGCCACCGACGCGGACGTCGCGGAGTTGCAGTTTGGGATGCGGGTCATTCGCCACGTGAAATCCAACGCGGTCGTGCTCGTCAAGGACGGCATGCTCGTCGGCGTGGGCGTCGGCCAGATGAACCGCGTCGACGCGGTGCGCCATGCCATCACGCACGCGGGAGCCATGGCCGCCGGCAGCTACCTCGTGTCCGATGCCTTCTTTCCCAAGACGGACGGCCCGGAGGAGGCGCTGGCGGCGGGCGTGCGGGCCATTGCGGCGCCCTCCGGCTCAATCGAGGACGACGCCGTCGTCGCCGCCGTAGACGCTCATGGCGGCGTGATGGTGTTCGTGGGCGAACGGCACTTCAAGCATTGA
- a CDS encoding glycogen synthase codes for MSPADARPLRVLMLAAECTPYAWTGGLGDVVGSLPTALRNLGADVRVALPHYGSIDPAVHPITANGAALEVSMNGVVEEGEVGQVEHSPFPLYLIGSDDYFADRPNLYGYPDDGHRFVFFSRGALEATRTLGWRPDVVHCHDWHSGLVPNWIHAARSNRAHADGPATVLTIHNLAYQGHFGEELLHAAGLADGEFPEHSTDSEPAPRVNFLAHGIRYADAVNTVSDTYARQILTPSYGEGLDALLRERQDGIAGIVNGIDTVTFDPATDPQLAANFSVRDVAPRARNKAALQRELGLPVEADAPLLGMVSRLADHKGLDLLAPVVPHLVERGAQLVVLGTGDPRHHELLSQAAGRHPDHVAVALRFDPPLAQRIYGGSDMFLMPSRHEPCGLGQLIAMRYGNVPVVRATGGLADTVADFDARTQHGTGFVFHRYDPIDFFGAVARALETYRYPDAWRALVRQGMSRDSSWDAAARSYLDLYSRAIESRRTARVG; via the coding sequence TTGAGTCCAGCCGACGCGCGTCCGCTGCGGGTGCTGATGCTCGCCGCCGAATGCACGCCCTACGCCTGGACCGGTGGCCTGGGCGACGTGGTCGGGTCGCTACCGACGGCTCTCCGCAACCTGGGCGCCGACGTTCGAGTCGCGCTGCCGCACTACGGGTCGATCGATCCCGCGGTGCATCCGATCACCGCGAACGGCGCCGCTCTAGAGGTTTCCATGAATGGGGTCGTCGAAGAGGGCGAGGTCGGGCAGGTTGAGCACAGCCCATTCCCGCTGTACCTGATCGGCAGCGACGACTACTTCGCCGACCGGCCCAATCTGTACGGCTACCCCGACGACGGCCATCGGTTCGTGTTCTTCTCGCGCGGCGCGCTAGAGGCCACGCGCACGCTGGGATGGCGTCCGGACGTGGTCCATTGCCACGACTGGCACTCCGGCCTGGTGCCCAACTGGATTCACGCCGCGCGCTCCAATAGAGCGCACGCCGACGGCCCGGCCACGGTGCTGACGATCCACAACCTGGCCTACCAGGGGCATTTCGGCGAAGAGCTGCTGCACGCGGCGGGGCTTGCGGACGGCGAGTTTCCGGAGCACTCCACGGATTCCGAACCTGCGCCGCGGGTGAACTTCCTCGCGCACGGCATTCGCTACGCCGACGCCGTCAATACCGTGAGCGACACCTATGCGCGCCAGATCCTGACGCCGTCCTACGGGGAGGGACTGGACGCGCTGCTGCGTGAGCGCCAGGACGGCATCGCGGGCATCGTCAACGGCATCGACACCGTCACCTTCGACCCGGCCACCGACCCGCAACTGGCGGCCAACTTCAGCGTGCGAGACGTGGCGCCTCGGGCTCGAAACAAGGCCGCGCTGCAGCGCGAGCTCGGGCTGCCGGTCGAGGCCGATGCGCCCCTGCTCGGCATGGTGTCGCGGTTGGCCGATCACAAGGGGCTGGATCTGCTGGCGCCGGTCGTGCCGCACCTCGTGGAGCGCGGCGCGCAGCTCGTGGTGCTCGGCACCGGCGACCCGCGCCACCACGAACTGCTGTCCCAGGCCGCCGGCCGGCACCCCGATCACGTCGCGGTCGCTCTGCGCTTCGACCCGCCGCTCGCGCAGCGAATCTACGGCGGGTCGGACATGTTCCTCATGCCGTCGCGCCACGAGCCCTGCGGCTTGGGCCAGCTCATCGCCATGCGCTACGGCAACGTGCCGGTCGTGCGCGCCACGGGCGGGCTTGCCGACACCGTGGCGGACTTCGATGCGCGTACCCAGCACGGCACCGGGTTCGTGTTTCATCGCTACGATCCCATCGACTTCTTCGGGGCCGTCGCGCGCGCGTTGGAGACTTATCGCTACCCAGACGCCTGGCGCGCGCTCGTGCGCCAGGGCATGTCGCGCGACTCCTCGTGGGACGCCGCGGCGCGCAGCTATCTCGATCTGTACAGCCGTGCGATCGAGAGCCGACGGACCGCCCGGGTCGGCTAA
- the tsaD gene encoding tRNA (adenosine(37)-N6)-threonylcarbamoyltransferase complex transferase subunit TsaD, with product MTDANGPLVAAIETSCDDTSVAVVRAGREELALKSQTQIEPHAAMGGIVPEAAARIHVEAIDAVWNACLSDAGVDPSELDGLAVTQGPGLPGSLLVGLEFAQGLAVALDRPLIPVNHLEGHFASPWLNDGDPPEFPLMTLIVSGGHTELVYGAAPGEYRVIGRTRDDAAGEAFDKVARMLGLSYPGGPAIQRAAAGRDGSPFELPRAWLPGTSDFSFSGLKTAVRRLVHDELGPVEAAQIGAAHDGAAGIDDPEFVADVAYAFEVSVVDVLVAKTVRAARQMRAASITLTGGVAANARLRAALTAAAPVPVHVPALKHCVDNASMIAVAGTWRLSRGEVSTDPLEPEPGLTLA from the coding sequence ATGACGGACGCCAACGGGCCGCTGGTCGCGGCCATCGAGACCTCCTGCGACGACACCTCCGTGGCGGTGGTGCGGGCGGGACGCGAGGAGTTGGCGCTCAAGAGCCAAACCCAGATCGAGCCGCACGCCGCGATGGGCGGCATCGTGCCGGAAGCCGCCGCCCGCATCCACGTCGAGGCCATCGATGCCGTGTGGAACGCGTGTCTTTCCGACGCGGGGGTTGACCCAAGCGAGCTCGACGGACTGGCCGTCACGCAAGGTCCCGGACTGCCCGGCTCATTGCTGGTTGGGCTGGAATTCGCGCAGGGTCTGGCGGTTGCCCTGGATCGCCCGCTCATTCCCGTAAACCACCTGGAAGGCCATTTCGCCTCGCCGTGGCTCAACGACGGCGACCCGCCGGAGTTTCCGCTGATGACGCTGATCGTGTCCGGCGGGCACACCGAGCTTGTCTACGGCGCCGCGCCCGGCGAATACCGCGTCATTGGCCGCACGCGCGACGATGCCGCCGGCGAAGCGTTCGACAAGGTGGCGCGGATGCTCGGCCTGTCCTATCCGGGCGGTCCGGCCATCCAGCGGGCGGCGGCAGGGCGCGACGGGTCCCCCTTCGAGCTGCCGCGCGCCTGGCTCCCGGGCACCAGCGACTTCAGCTTCAGCGGGCTCAAGACGGCGGTGCGGCGGTTGGTCCACGACGAGTTGGGACCGGTCGAGGCGGCGCAGATCGGTGCGGCACACGATGGCGCCGCTGGAATCGACGATCCCGAATTCGTGGCGGACGTGGCCTATGCGTTCGAGGTTTCCGTGGTTGACGTCCTGGTGGCCAAGACGGTGCGGGCGGCCAGGCAGATGCGCGCCGCCTCGATCACGCTCACGGGCGGCGTGGCGGCCAATGCTCGGCTGCGCGCGGCGTTGACCGCCGCTGCGCCGGTTCCTGTCCACGTGCCCGCGCTCAAGCACTGCGTGGACAACGCCAGCATGATCGCGGTCGCCGGAACCTGGCGGCTGTCGCGCGGCGAGGTGTCGACTGACCCCCTCGAACCCGAACCTGGATTGACGCTGGCTTAG
- the rimI gene encoding ribosomal protein S18-alanine N-acetyltransferase: protein MVDGRTDGPEIVIEPMQLDDLPQVRRIEQASFSVPWPRDSYRREILNNQRAWYFVARRPGVEPPPPLPPRRFPFNLWPRAPAPGIDVVAFGGMWLMIDESHITTIAVDPEYRRRGFAEALIIEMAKLSRLRGATRITLEVRMSNQAAQNLYRKYGFVDHGVRPRYYSDDREDALIMWSEPIHGPDFHARLTRNERDLAERLSWASRL, encoded by the coding sequence ATGGTTGACGGTCGCACCGACGGTCCGGAGATCGTGATCGAGCCGATGCAGCTCGATGACCTGCCCCAGGTGCGCCGCATCGAGCAGGCGTCATTTTCCGTTCCGTGGCCGCGCGACTCATATCGACGGGAGATTTTGAACAATCAGCGGGCGTGGTACTTCGTGGCGCGCCGCCCCGGCGTGGAGCCGCCGCCGCCACTTCCGCCGCGACGGTTCCCGTTCAACCTGTGGCCGCGCGCCCCGGCGCCGGGCATCGACGTCGTCGCGTTCGGTGGAATGTGGCTCATGATCGACGAATCGCATATCACGACCATCGCGGTCGATCCCGAATACCGCCGACGCGGGTTCGCCGAGGCGCTGATCATCGAGATGGCCAAGCTCAGCCGGCTGCGCGGCGCCACGCGCATCACGCTCGAGGTGCGCATGAGCAATCAAGCGGCGCAAAACCTCTATCGCAAATACGGCTTCGTGGACCATGGCGTGCGCCCGCGCTACTACAGCGACGATCGGGAAGACGCGCTGATCATGTGGAGCGAGCCCATCCACGGGCCGGACTTCCATGCGCGCCTCACGCGCAATGAGCGCGATCTCGCCGAGCGCCTCAGCTGGGCGTCGCGTTTATGA
- the tsaE gene encoding tRNA (adenosine(37)-N6)-threonylcarbamoyltransferase complex ATPase subunit type 1 TsaE yields the protein MTFRTLARTQMVSDGPDATRAVGVAIGRCARPGDLVALHGELGAGKTVVAQGMAQGLDVAEGVTSPTYVLVSVYVSGRLRLQHVDLYRLAGALDLDSIDWEDLLDEPAVTAVEWSERAGDRMPDDCLLVAIQAESTNRRTLTLSAGGPRSRELLAAVGARMAAR from the coding sequence TTGACGTTCCGTACGCTTGCCCGCACCCAAATGGTCTCGGACGGGCCTGACGCTACGCGGGCCGTCGGCGTTGCCATTGGTCGGTGCGCGCGGCCGGGAGACCTCGTCGCGCTCCATGGCGAGCTGGGCGCGGGCAAAACCGTGGTCGCCCAGGGCATGGCCCAGGGGCTTGACGTCGCGGAAGGCGTGACATCGCCGACCTACGTGCTCGTGTCGGTCTATGTGTCGGGCCGGTTGCGGCTGCAGCATGTTGATCTCTACCGCCTGGCGGGCGCGCTCGACCTGGACTCGATCGACTGGGAGGACCTGCTCGACGAACCGGCGGTGACGGCGGTCGAGTGGTCCGAACGAGCCGGTGATCGAATGCCCGACGACTGCTTGCTCGTGGCGATCCAGGCCGAGTCGACGAACCGGCGCACGCTGACGCTCTCAGCCGGTGGACCTCGCAGTCGGGAACTCCTCGCGGCCGTGGGGGCACGGATGGCGGCGCGATGA